In the Tenrec ecaudatus isolate mTenEca1 chromosome 16, mTenEca1.hap1, whole genome shotgun sequence genome, one interval contains:
- the HHEX gene encoding hematopoietically-expressed homeobox protein HHEX, with amino-acid sequence MQYPHPGPGAAAPAVGVPLYAPTPLLQPAHPTPFYIEDILGRGPAAPTPAPTPTLPSPNSSFTSLVSSYRTPVYEPTPIHPAFSHHSAAALAAAYGPGGFGGPLYPFTRTVNDYTHALLRHDPLGKPLLWSPFLQRPLHKRKGGQVRFSNDQTIELEKKFETQKYLSPPERKRLAKMLQLSERQVKTWFQNRRAKWRRLKQENPQGSNKEDLERTDDPCAQRQELPREPNKGASPDSAQCSPSPVSQEDLESEISADSDQEVDIEGDKGYFNAG; translated from the exons ATGCAGTACCCGCACCCGGGGCCCGGCGCCGCGGCGCCCGCCGTGGGTGTGCCGCTGTACGCGCCCACGCCGCTGCTACAGCCCGCGCACCCGACGCCCTTCTACATCGAGGACATCTTGGGCCGCGGgcccgccgcccccacccccgcgcCCACCCCCACGCTGCCGTCCCCCAACTCCTCCTTCACGAGCCTCGTGTCCTCCTACCGGACCCCGGTGTACGAGCCCACGCCGATCCACCCCGCCTTCTCGCACCACTCCGCCGCCGCACTGGCCGCCGCTTACGGACCCGGCGGCTTCGGGGGTCCGCTGTACCCCTTCACGCGGACGGTGAACGACTACACGCACGCCCTGCTCCGCCACGACCCCCTGG gCAAACCTTTGCTCTGGAGCCCCTTCTTGCAAAGGCCGCTGCACAAACGGAAAGGCGGCCAGGTGAGGTTCTCCAACGATCAGACCATCGAGCTGGAGAAGAAGTTCGAGACCCAGAAATACCTCTCCCCGCCCGAGCGGAAGCGCCTGGCCAAGATGCTGCAGCTCAGCGAGAGGCAG GTGAAAACCTGGTTTCAGAATCGACGTGCTAAATGGAGGCGACTAAAACAG GAGAACCCCCAGGGCAGTAACAAAGAGGACCTGGAACGTACAGACGATCCTTGTGCGCAGAGGCAGGAGTTGCCCAGGGAGCCGAACAAAGGTGCTTCTCCGGATAGCGCTCAGTGCTCACCCTCCCCGGTCTCCCAGGAAGACCTTGAATCGGAGATCTCTGCGGACTCAGATCAGGAAGTGGACATTGAGGGTGATAAAGGCTATTTTAATGCTGGATGA